A stretch of Streptomyces vietnamensis DNA encodes these proteins:
- a CDS encoding molybdopterin-dependent oxidoreductase, translating into MPTALRICPLCEATCGLTLTLDGSRVTGARGDRDDVFSQGFICPKGASFPEIDADPDRLRTPMVRKDGRLQEATWAEAFDTIAARIRPLVEEYGPDSVGIVLGNPNVHTIAGALYPPLLIGALRTRNLFTASTLDQMPKHVSSGLLFGDPFAVPVPDLDRTDHLLILGANPLDSNGSLCTAPDFPGRLKALRRRGGTLTVVDPRRTRTARLADRHVAIRPGADALLLAALVHTLFDEELTDLGPLAAHVEGVEEVRAAVREFSPEAVAAACDVDADTLRTLARELAAAPTAAVYGRMGSSTVAYGSLANWLVDVLNVLTGNLDRPGGALFPLSATAPAPRPAGPGKGFALGRRHSRVSHHPEVKGELPLVALAEEIETPGEGRIRALITIAANPVLSAPDGERLDAALDTLDLMVAVDPYLNETTRHADVLLPPPPPSRSAHFDFAFNGFAVRDQARYTPAAVPLEADRMDECEIHARLILAVSGMHGAPPSAVDDLAIDTTLAKAVTQEHSPAYGTDPKEFAARLTGVTGAERRLDLMLRLGPYGLTLDELKAHPHGIDLGPLKPRLPGLLKTRSGRIELFPEPLAADLPRLRAALDAVPEPGTLQLVGRRHLRSNNSWLHNTPALGGGSNRCTLQVHPEDAERLRLVDGGSARVKGEGGELEVPVEVTDGVRPGVVSLPHGWGHDRPGTRLAVASARPGVNVNQLLDGSRIDPLSGTAVLNGFPVEVSPL; encoded by the coding sequence ACCCCCATGGTCCGCAAGGACGGCAGACTCCAGGAGGCCACCTGGGCCGAGGCGTTCGACACGATCGCCGCCCGAATCCGTCCGCTCGTCGAGGAATACGGGCCGGACTCCGTGGGTATCGTCCTGGGCAACCCCAATGTGCACACGATCGCCGGCGCCCTCTACCCGCCCCTGCTGATCGGCGCGTTGCGCACCAGGAACCTCTTCACCGCGTCCACGCTCGACCAGATGCCCAAGCACGTCTCCAGCGGCCTGCTCTTCGGGGACCCCTTCGCCGTCCCCGTGCCGGACCTGGACCGCACCGACCACCTGCTGATCCTCGGAGCCAATCCGCTGGACTCCAACGGCAGCCTGTGCACCGCCCCCGACTTCCCCGGCAGGCTCAAGGCGCTGCGCCGACGCGGCGGCACCCTCACCGTCGTCGACCCCCGGCGCACCCGCACCGCCCGCCTCGCCGACCGGCACGTCGCGATCCGCCCCGGCGCCGACGCGCTGCTCCTCGCCGCCCTCGTCCACACCCTCTTCGACGAGGAGCTCACCGACCTCGGTCCGCTCGCCGCCCATGTGGAGGGCGTCGAGGAGGTACGGGCCGCGGTGCGGGAGTTCAGCCCCGAGGCGGTCGCCGCCGCCTGCGACGTGGACGCGGACACCCTCCGCACCCTCGCCCGGGAGCTCGCCGCCGCGCCCACCGCCGCCGTCTACGGGCGGATGGGCAGCTCCACCGTGGCGTACGGCAGCCTCGCCAACTGGCTCGTCGACGTCCTCAACGTCCTCACCGGCAACCTCGACCGGCCCGGCGGCGCACTCTTCCCGCTCTCCGCCACCGCGCCCGCCCCGCGCCCCGCCGGACCCGGCAAGGGCTTCGCCCTCGGCCGCCGGCACAGCAGGGTCTCGCACCACCCCGAGGTCAAGGGCGAGTTGCCGCTCGTCGCCCTCGCCGAGGAGATCGAGACGCCGGGGGAGGGCCGCATCCGCGCCCTGATCACCATCGCCGCCAACCCCGTCCTCTCCGCGCCCGACGGAGAGCGCCTCGACGCGGCCCTCGACACCCTCGACCTGATGGTCGCCGTCGACCCGTACCTCAACGAGACCACCCGCCACGCCGACGTCCTGCTGCCCCCGCCGCCGCCCTCCCGGAGCGCCCACTTCGACTTCGCCTTCAACGGCTTCGCCGTCCGCGACCAGGCTCGCTACACCCCGGCGGCCGTCCCCCTCGAAGCGGACCGCATGGACGAGTGCGAGATCCACGCCCGGCTGATCCTCGCCGTGTCCGGGATGCACGGGGCCCCGCCGTCCGCCGTCGACGACCTCGCCATCGACACGACCCTCGCCAAGGCCGTGACGCAGGAGCACTCGCCGGCGTACGGGACGGACCCCAAGGAGTTCGCCGCCCGGCTCACCGGGGTCACCGGGGCCGAGCGGCGACTCGACCTGATGCTGCGGCTCGGCCCCTACGGTCTCACCCTCGACGAGCTGAAGGCGCACCCGCACGGCATCGACCTCGGGCCCCTGAAGCCGCGCCTGCCGGGACTCCTCAAGACCCGCAGCGGACGGATCGAACTGTTCCCGGAGCCCCTCGCCGCCGACCTGCCCCGGCTGCGCGCCGCCCTCGACGCCGTACCGGAGCCGGGGACCCTCCAGCTGGTCGGGCGCAGGCACCTGCGGTCGAACAACAGCTGGCTGCACAACACGCCCGCCCTGGGCGGGGGGTCGAACCGCTGCACCCTCCAGGTGCACCCCGAGGACGCGGAGCGGCTCCGGCTGGTCGACGGCGGGTCGGCCAGGGTCAAGGGGGAGGGCGGTGAGCTGGAGGTGCCGGTGGAGGTCACCGACGGCGTGCGCCCGGGGGTGGTGAGCCTCCCGCACGGCTGGGGTCACGACCGGCCGGGCACCCGGCTCGCCGTCGCGTCCGCGCGCCCCGGCGTCAACGTCAACCAGCTGCTCGACGGATCCCGGATCGACCCCCTCTCCGGCACCGCCGTCCTGAACGGCTTCCCCGTGGAGGTGTCACCCCTGTAG
- a CDS encoding CitMHS family transporter, with product MLTVLGFAMIATFLVLIMLKKMSPIAALVLIPALFCVAVGQGAQLGDYVIEGVGKLAPTAAMLMFAIVYFGVMIDVGLFDPIVRGILRFCKADPVRVVVGTAVLAAIVSLDGDGSTTFMITVSAMYPLYKRLKMSLVVMTGVAAMANGVMNTLPWGGPTARAATALKLDAADIFVPMIPALGVGLLFVFALAYVLGRRERKRIGYLTLDEVLVPEADAVLVTAGGGSTGKAGDRKATAGSGDAAGAGEGDGFQGLDPKRATLRPKLYWFNAGLTVALLAAMILELLPIPVLFLLGAALALTVNYPKMAEQKERIAAHADNVLNVAGMVFAAAVFTGVLTGTGMVKHMADWLVGAIPAGMGPHMALVTGVLSIPLTYFMSNDGFYFGILPVLAEAGAAHGVSSLEIARASLVGQVLHMSSPLVPAVYVLVGMAKVEFGDHTRFTVKWAALASLVVLVAGILIGII from the coding sequence ATGCTGACCGTCCTCGGCTTCGCCATGATCGCGACCTTCCTGGTCCTGATCATGCTGAAAAAGATGTCGCCGATCGCGGCGCTCGTACTGATTCCCGCGCTGTTCTGCGTCGCGGTCGGGCAGGGGGCCCAGCTCGGCGACTACGTCATCGAAGGGGTCGGCAAGCTGGCGCCGACCGCCGCGATGCTGATGTTCGCGATCGTCTACTTCGGCGTCATGATCGACGTCGGCCTCTTCGACCCGATCGTCCGGGGCATCCTGCGCTTCTGCAAGGCCGACCCCGTGCGGGTCGTCGTGGGTACGGCGGTGCTCGCCGCGATCGTCTCCCTCGACGGCGACGGCTCCACCACCTTCATGATCACCGTCTCGGCGATGTATCCGCTCTACAAGCGGCTCAAGATGAGCCTGGTGGTCATGACGGGCGTCGCCGCCATGGCCAACGGCGTCATGAACACCCTGCCCTGGGGCGGTCCCACCGCCCGTGCCGCGACCGCGCTCAAGCTCGACGCCGCCGACATCTTCGTCCCGATGATCCCCGCGCTCGGCGTGGGCCTGCTCTTCGTCTTCGCCCTGGCGTACGTCCTCGGGCGCCGCGAGCGCAAGCGCATCGGCTACCTGACGCTCGACGAGGTCCTGGTCCCGGAGGCCGACGCGGTGCTGGTCACGGCGGGCGGCGGCAGCACGGGCAAGGCCGGGGACAGGAAGGCGACGGCCGGTTCCGGCGACGCCGCCGGCGCGGGCGAGGGCGACGGGTTCCAGGGGCTCGACCCGAAGCGCGCGACGCTCCGCCCCAAGCTGTACTGGTTCAACGCCGGCCTGACGGTCGCGCTGCTCGCCGCGATGATCCTCGAACTGCTGCCGATCCCGGTGCTGTTCCTCCTCGGCGCCGCCCTCGCGCTCACCGTCAACTACCCGAAGATGGCCGAGCAGAAGGAGCGCATCGCCGCCCACGCCGACAACGTCCTCAACGTCGCCGGCATGGTCTTCGCCGCCGCCGTCTTCACCGGCGTCCTCACCGGCACGGGCATGGTCAAGCACATGGCCGACTGGCTCGTCGGCGCCATCCCCGCGGGCATGGGTCCGCACATGGCCCTGGTCACCGGCGTGCTGAGCATCCCGCTCACGTACTTCATGTCGAACGACGGCTTCTACTTCGGCATCCTGCCCGTCCTGGCGGAGGCCGGTGCGGCGCACGGCGTGTCCTCGCTGGAGATCGCGCGCGCCTCGCTGGTGGGTCAGGTCCTGCACATGTCGAGCCCGCTGGTGCCCGCCGTGTACGTGCTCGTCGGCATGGCGAAGGTGGAGTTCGGCGACCACACCAGGTTCACGGTGAAGTGGGCCGCGCTGGCCTCGCTGGTCGTGCTGGTGGCGGGGATCCTCATCGGGATCATCTGA